Sequence from the Gemmatimonadota bacterium genome:
CAAAAGGGCTTCATCGAAAAGAGGCATCCCCGGCTCTTCCCAGGTTCCGCACTCTTTCCCCGCGGCGTGTTCGGATAACTCCGGTTCAGCGAGCCCAAGTTCGCTTCTCGACGATTGTAGCCGCTACGTGGAGAACGCCAGCGAACAACCGGAGTTGTAATCGGAACCCCGGAAGGCTAACTGAAGACCGAACGGCTCGAAGGGTGTTGGCACAAATTCCTCCCCGGCGTTGCACGCGCACCCGGCGGGCTGTCGGCACGTGAGATTCCTGTTGATGCAGGAGTTCCCACACGCTTTCCCCGTCGTGCACATCCGGCAGCAGGACCGCCTCGGTCCCGGTGACGGCGCCGGGGCTGTCTGAGGTACGGCGCGGGCGGGTGGCGCTGTTGTCGCACGGACGCATGCGAGCCCCTCAGTACGAATGTCCCGCAGCCTCACGTCTCCGATCCCGTTCACCCGCGTTAGTTGATCCACGGTCGCGAAGGGCGATTCGGCGCGAATGGCAATAATCTCTCGTGCCCGGACCGTATCAACGTGGACGATCAAACGAAGTTGATCGAATGAGGCGGTATTGAGGTCCACGCATTCCCGGGCCTGCTGGCCGTGAAGCCCGGCGGCACAGGCGAGGACGATTCCGGCGAGTAGGGCGGCTCTACGCATTCCCACACGCTACGAGGGTCTACGTTTCCGCGCCAGAAGAGGTTAGCCGAAGTGTGCGGCCGTCACTCTTAGCGTCACAGTAACTCATTGCCGTACAAATACTTGCGACCATCGCACTTCGGGTCGCATACTTCGCTGTACGCGAACCGGGCGGGGGGCCACCCTTGGAAGATGCGCCCCGCACCCGGCTCTTCCACAAGGCCGGAGCCTCATGGCGTCCTACGTTGGGCGCCGTACCCTCCGGCGTCAACGAGGAGAGCTTGCCATGTCACCCGTCACCCAACACCCCCGCCGCTGGAGCGCCACCCCACCGACTGCGCTACGGAGCCGCATCGGCCTCGGATTTCATAAGAGATTCGAGCGGTCCGAGCCAGAGCCGGAAGCCCCCGCCGCCCCCCCGATCATCCGTCCGCCGTTCGATAGCTACACATGGCCCCGCCTCGCGCTGAACCATTATGCGGAGGCGGGGAGAATCTCGCGTGAGTCAATCCCGCTCATCATGTCCACGGTCGCTATCGCGTTCGACTCCGAATCCGGATCGGTGTGCCCCCGATGGGGACCTTGCGTGGCCGACGCCCTCAACGCTTCGCCGTCAACCATACTTCGGAGGTTCGATCGCCTTGGGATCCCCACTCCGCGCAAGTGGGTGGCTTGGGGACGAATCGTGGTGGCGGCGGAAGTCATGGCGAGCGGAAGCACAGGGGAGCGTGCCGCGCGCGTAGCTGGCTATTCATCAGGCGACCCTCTTCGACATGCCGTGGCGGCTCAATTCGACTTCCCTCCTCGGTTCCGCATGATTCACCGGTTCCCCGATCCCGCTTGGCGATACGTCGCGGATAGCTGGATCCCCTGACACGCTCCCGCCCCGGTCGCCTTCGGGTGGCCGGGGCGAAGTACGCCGCATTGCAGGGCTTGCGGGCGGGGTACTGCTTGCCGTCGTTGCCTTCGACGGTCTCGGGCTCTTCCCGTTTCGTAGAATTACGAACTCACCCCCGGACGCCCCCCTCGGTGACCCCGAGCGCGTTTCCGATACGCACGTTCGTCCACCCCCACTCCCGGAGCTTCACCGCCGTCTCGCGCCTCAGTTCGCCGGACCACCGACGGCCGTTGCCTTTCAGGGCAATCATCCGCCCCCCGGTCGCCCGCTACGGCTCCTCCTCCAACTCAAGCTGAGGTTCGGCAACTTTTCTCGCCGCTTCGGGCGCCCGCTTGTAGGTCACGTTAGCTCCCCGCACGTCCGGCATGTCGATCCGCTTGCCCTGCAACAGCTCCGCGACCGTGAGAAGCTGGATTCGTGCGTGCTTGCCCCAGGGGGACTCGTAGAAGTCAGCCGAAGCCGCCTCCTTTCGCATAGGATCGGTTGGCTCTTGGAAACTCACGAGCACTCCGATTGCTGCCCCCTCCCGATCCACCACTCCTCTGAGGTCCCGTACATGGGCCGGACCGGTCTTCCCTGCCTTCACGGAGATGATGACCTGTTTCGTCTTCCCCTTGGCCCCCTCGTCGTGGAAGTAGAGGCGGCCGTCGATCCCCCGATCAGCGCCCTTCTTCTCCTCATGAGGCCGTGCGCCCACCAGACCGAGAGCCCAGAATTGAAACTGGTACGGATCATCTTTAGCGAGTTGTTCGGCATCCGGAACGCTGACCGGCTCGCCCACCACATCGTAGCTCATGGCAATCTCTGGCCCGAACGAGTCTTGCAGCCGGTGGCGAATGAGGTTGATCGCAAGGTGCGTGATGTCGATCCCGATCCAGCGACGCCCCAGTTTCTGGGCTGATGCGACTGCGGTCCCGCACCCACAGAAGGGATCGAGGACTACGTCTTCTGGGTTGCTGCTGGCTTCGATGATTCGATCAAGGAGGGCTTCGGGCTTCTGGGTGGGATACCCGAGCCTCTCGCCGTGCCAAGACCGAAGGGCTTGAATGTCAGCCCAGACATCTTGGGCCGGAAGTCCTGGCATTTCATCGAGGTAGCGCTTGATTCGCGGAAATCCGTTCCGCGTGTAGTAGACTCGCCCTTCTGCATCGAGCGCCACCATGCGAGCCTCGGGAACCCGCCAGATTCGAGTTACGCCCTTCCACTCGTATTCGTATCCTCCGCCCTGAAGTCCGGCCGCACTTAAGTCTCCGGACATAAAGCGCCGTCCGTCCTCATCTTCATAGCGGTAGTATTGCTCGACGTACTCCGCCTCATATGGTTGGTACGTCTCATTCCATGTCGGGTCCGGCCCCGCGACGTAGTAGAGGATAGCATCATGCACGCGACCGTATCGGGTCGCATCGGAGTGGCCACTCGTGCGCTTCCAGATGATCTCGTTACGGAAGGACGCGGGTCCAAAGACTGCATCCATGAGAAGCTTCAGGTAGTGACTCGCCGTCGGGTCGCAATGGAGGTAGATCGAGGCGGTCGGCTTCATGGCACGGCGGAGCGCAACAAGCCTCGGGGCCATCATGGAGAGGTACGCGAGCATATCACTCTCCTCCAGGATCGTCCGGAACGCCTGGAGGGTCCGCGACACCTCACCACCCAACTCGACTGTCTCAGCATAGGCGAGGGCCGAAGCCTCGTTCCATTCCCACGTGTCTTCGAACGCCCGGATCTGCGCCGGAGCGGGCTGCCCCTCTTTGTGCCCGAACAGAATGTTGTAGTCCTGATTCGAGTTGAACGGCGGATCGAGGTACACGAGGTCCACCGACGCATCCGGGATATGCCGCCGGAGCACGTCGAGGTTATCCCCGTAGTAGAGCTTGTTTTCCGCCATTGCACCCTCGTCTTACCGGATCGGCGCGTCGGGGTCCATCTTGGCCAAGAAGTCCTCGAGCCGCCAGGGACGTTCAGTTACTCCCGCCGCCATGGGCGGGATCGTCTTGATGTCTTCGTTGGCCTTCGCGAGAGTTCCGTGCGGCGTGCAGAAGTAGTACGCCATGCACGACCCCACCCATCTACCTCGTCGCGCTGAGCGGGGCGCGTTGCGTTCCTCTTCTTTGATGAACTGGGCGAGCCAGCCTGAGACCGCCGACTGGATGCCCCGGAGGACTCCTGCGATTTTGCAATGCGGTCAGCCCTTTTCCCGAAGTTTTGCCGCCCTCTCGTGTTCCTGTTCGCGGGACCACTGACAGCGGTTGCCGTCGCTACGGGCGACGTCGTATCATGCGCTTGCCTGACCGTCGCTCGTAATCTGAAATGTGCGCCAATCCGGGAGCACGCCCCCATGCTCTTCGTGGACTGAATGACTAGACGTGCAGCCTTCGGACTCCTCGCCGCGCTCCTACTTCTGGCGAGTCTCTGGACCGCTTTCATGTTCCGGTACGAAATGGAGTGCGGAGGGGGCGGGCCAGGCACAATTACCTGCGTTCGATTGGACCACTGGACAGGACGAATGCTCGGGCGATAGGGCCCGAACGCTAGGTGCACAAGAGAGTAGAGAGTCTTGAAGGTGCCCGCGTGTGCGCCCCTAGGAATGCCGATTGACGAACGGTAGGGAGGAGGTCCTCGCGAAGCTCGCCCGGGAGAAGTGCCCGGAGATCAAGAAGGTAGCCGAGCTGGAGCGGTAACGGAAAATGCCCATGCGTCATTGTGAATGTGGATACGAGCTCCAAGTCGATCGAGTCATTCAACGAAACCGGATGCCGCCGCCGGTGTGCCTTTACCAGACGCACCCGCGCCTGTCCCATGTGCGGAAGCACTGGTATGCACCAGCTGATTCTTGGCGGCGGACTGAGTTGTTGCGAATGCGCGAAGCATTGGAAGGTTGGGAAGGAGCCGGGGGAATAAAGGTGAAACTCACGGTGCGTTGCCCAACATGACCTCGACCGTTGCCGTGCTTCAGGTCCCTCTTGTCGATTCTCTTCTAATCGCCATCGAGGCGCGACAGGCCGTTGAGCATGCCTACCGGAGCGACCTCCTGGCAGTGGTGCTCTGGAGCCTCGCAACTGCCGTCGGAATCGTGATTCTACTGGTGTCGGTGGGCTGGCTCGTGAACATTCGGATTTACAAGAATGACTTGAACACGATGAGGGGCGAGTTGGACGCGGGCCTCCGGGCGGATTTCGACAGAGACCTGAAAAAGTTAACGCAAGCCATTCAGGGCCAGGTTGAAGAAATCATGCGGCAGAATCAAGCGCTGTTCGAGGCCAAGGCCGCCGAGCTCGCGACGATGGTCCACGGCGATCGCTACTCCAGGTTCATTCAGGTTGCCCGAGACCACTGGCACGAGGGGAACGTTGGCGCTGCGATTGTTGCGTGTTCGCTCGCCCTGGGAACGGCCCTCGACTCGGGTGTGTCCTATTTGGTTGGAGAGTCCTTGGGGCTCATGGTGGAAATACTTGAGACGAAGGAGGCGCTCAGTCACTCCGAAAGGGACCGGCTTGAGAAACATCTACAGCGGGTACCAAACGAGAACGCCCTCCTTCGCGATCGTGCACTCCGAGCACTGGCCGAAGGCCCGATCAGGCCGAGCCCGTGACCTCCTTCCGATCCAGGTGCCGGCTATCAAGGAACGCAAGGGCCGGAGTGACCGATTCGGACGCCGGATGTTCGCACGCGAACTCGAGCGCGGAGTTGAGGGAGGAGGCGGGAGAGTGAGCGAACGGTCGCTGATTCCGCGCTGATCGTAGGGCGGTATCGTGGTGCATGGGCTTCCTCGTTCTCCCCGACGACGTGTTGCGCCTGGACGTGGACGGCGAGGCTGTCACCTTCTGGACATGGGACACCCCGGCGCTTCTCGCACGCGGTAGGGGCGACGTGGTGCCGCTGGACCCGTTCCCACGATACGACCGAGCGCGGCACTTACCCAAGGAAGAGTTGCGCGAACTGTGGCGGGCGAAGCGGGAGCCGTGACAGGGCGAAGGGCTGCCGTGGAGGGCCGAAGGCCCGGAGCCGGCACACGCGCAGTTAGGCGCCGTGTGAATTCTAGGTTCCTGCCCGAAACTCCGTCAATGCATTGTGCCGGCGCTGAGCTCGACATCTACTCCACAATAATGGGGGCTTCGCCCTCGAAGTCCCTCCGCAGGGCAAGGATCAGATCTTCTCCCTTGCTTCGATCAATTTGTAGCTCGTCTTGCACACGCTCCTCTAACCTATCCACCAAGTAGCTGATGTACCGACCGGCTTCTGCGTCAGTCAGATCCTTAATCGCCCGTTTCTGCACACTCTCGATCTCTCCGAGAAGCCGCGCCGCAACGAGCTGCGCCTCCATCGCTCTTACCTGCACGAGCTGAGCTTCGGCGAGCTGCATTTGCAGCAACGACTCCACTTCGGCAGCACTCCTTATCGCAGCACTGAGCCTTGTTGCTTCGCGCTGTGTCTCCTCAAGAACGCGAATCTGCTCTTCAAGGTCCCCACGGGCGCCTATCTCGTATACAGGGAACCGATTCCGCTCAAACAGCTTCAGCGTGGCGTCATACACGGCCTTGACCGTGGTGTCGAGTGCCAGGGCGTTCAGAACGTCAAACATGCGATTCAGACTCCAAGCTCTAGAACGTCGAACGAAGCCCGAGGTAGATTCTCGATTATATACTCCAGCGAGAGCGGATGAGCTCGATCGGGAACTGGGACTTTCTTGATCACCACCGCCACTGGCGCGAAGGGAATCACGAAGAGCAGGGGCCGGAAATCTCGGACCTGTGATGCCCCGATGATCGCGGCGATGTCCTTCTCGTCGTCCGCGGTGATCTTTCCTTCCCCTCGTCTTGCCGTGGCACCTCGCAGAATGCCGCCCTTGTTTCGCTTGATGCCGTCGCTGTGCAAATCACCCCGAGCGACCTCACCCGCCAGCGAATGATAAATCTCGCAGGGGCTACAGGTGGGCGGGATGTTCAAGTGGGGCGCGGCTGTTCGTCCGTCGAATACCGGGCCGCACCATGCGTAGTGCGTGCCGCCGTAGAAGCGTTCCGCGATGGCCCACGCGAGCCATGTGTTGGTTGAGTACAGCACGAGCGGATCATTCATGGCGTGACAAATTCAAACGTACCTTGCATTCCGTCGCTTCAACAGCGGAGGCCGACCCCTGCATAGTTTTCGTGAGGTAGCGCTTCACATGGCGCCTTGTCGGATTCCCGAACCCTCGTTCGGCGATGCTACACTGTATCGGGTCAACCTACACCCTCGTATTCGCA
This genomic interval carries:
- a CDS encoding DNA methyltransferase, which encodes MAENKLYYGDNLDVLRRHIPDASVDLVYLDPPFNSNQDYNILFGHKEGQPAPAQIRAFEDTWEWNEASALAYAETVELGGEVSRTLQAFRTILEESDMLAYLSMMAPRLVALRRAMKPTASIYLHCDPTASHYLKLLMDAVFGPASFRNEIIWKRTSGHSDATRYGRVHDAILYYVAGPDPTWNETYQPYEAEYVEQYYRYEDEDGRRFMSGDLSAAGLQGGGYEYEWKGVTRIWRVPEARMVALDAEGRVYYTRNGFPRIKRYLDEMPGLPAQDVWADIQALRSWHGERLGYPTQKPEALLDRIIEASSNPEDVVLDPFCGCGTAVASAQKLGRRWIGIDITHLAINLIRHRLQDSFGPEIAMSYDVVGEPVSVPDAEQLAKDDPYQFQFWALGLVGARPHEEKKGADRGIDGRLYFHDEGAKGKTKQVIISVKAGKTGPAHVRDLRGVVDREGAAIGVLVSFQEPTDPMRKEAASADFYESPWGKHARIQLLTVAELLQGKRIDMPDVRGANVTYKRAPEAARKVAEPQLELEEEP